The nucleotide window TGCCTACGCTTGCGTTCATAGAAGTCCGAGAAGACAAAGAAGTTAGCGAAGCCAGACGCTCAACGTCCGTATCCGAAAGGCCCGCATGACCGCCGCCTCCCCCGCCCAAGACACCATCCACGACGTAATAGTCATCGGCTCCGGGCCGGCCGGATATACCGCGGCCCTCTACACCGCCCGCGCTCAGCTGGCTCCGCTGGTTTTCGAGGGCACCTCCTTCGGAGGTGCGCTGATGACCACCACGGAGGTCGAGAACTACCCCGGATTCCGTGAGGGCATCACGGGCCCAGAGTTGATGGACGAGATGCGCGAACAGGCGCTGCGATTCGGTGCAGACCTGCGAATGGAAGACGTGGAATCGGTAGAGCTGGATGGTCCGATCAAATCGGTCGTCACCGCCGAGGGGGAAACCCATCGCGCTCGTGCCGTGATCCTGGCGATGGGCGCTGCGGCGCGCTATCTACACGTACCTGGGGAACAGGAGCTGTTGGGCCGCGGAGTGAGTTCGTGTGCCACCTGTGACGGGTTCTTCTTCCGCGATCAAGACATCGCGGTCATCGGGGGCGGTGACTCTGCCATGGAGGAGGCCACCTTCCTGACCCGGTTCGCCAGGAGCGTCACGTTGGTGCACCGCCGCGACGAGTTCCGGGCGTCCAAGATCATGCTCAACCGCGCCCAGGCCAACGACAAGATCCGGATCCTGACCAATAAGGTCGTCGTTGCTGTGGAGGGGGGTGGCACGGTCACCGGACTGCGGTTGCGTGACGGACTTACCGGTGAGGAATCGACGCTGCCGGTGACCGGCGTCTTCGTCGCGATCGGCCACGAGCCGCGATCCGCGTTGGTGCGTGATGCCGTAGACCTAGATCCCGACGGCTACGTGCTGGTCGAGGGCCGTACCACGGGCACGTCGCTGCAAGGAGTGTTCGCCGCTGGCGACCTGGTGGACCGCACCTACCGTCAGGCTGTCACCGCGGCCGGCAGCGGTTGCGCCGCCGCTATAGACGCCGAGCGCTGGCTGGCCGAACATGAAACGGCGGGAGACGCTGACAGTACCGACACGTTGATTGGAGCACAGCAATGACCGATTCCGAGAAGTCCAGCGCCACCATCGAGGTTTCCGACGCCTCTTTCTCCACCGACGTGTTATCCAGCAATAAGCCTGTGCTGGTTGACTTTTGGGCAACTTGGTGTGGA belongs to Mycobacterium basiliense and includes:
- the trxB gene encoding thioredoxin-disulfide reductase is translated as MTAASPAQDTIHDVIVIGSGPAGYTAALYTARAQLAPLVFEGTSFGGALMTTTEVENYPGFREGITGPELMDEMREQALRFGADLRMEDVESVELDGPIKSVVTAEGETHRARAVILAMGAAARYLHVPGEQELLGRGVSSCATCDGFFFRDQDIAVIGGGDSAMEEATFLTRFARSVTLVHRRDEFRASKIMLNRAQANDKIRILTNKVVVAVEGGGTVTGLRLRDGLTGEESTLPVTGVFVAIGHEPRSALVRDAVDLDPDGYVLVEGRTTGTSLQGVFAAGDLVDRTYRQAVTAAGSGCAAAIDAERWLAEHETAGDADSTDTLIGAQQ